The proteins below come from a single Chryseobacterium capnotolerans genomic window:
- a CDS encoding HAMP domain-containing sensor histidine kinase → MTLRNRFTLISSLSFGIVSIITSAVIFFAYYDSTKIFYFEKLRNTALISAIYYLEKDELPKDRHAQIKQEYKHLIQNNQVAVYNQNNEVTFGQNLNDENIKASHLQAARNNKGTQFMSGNQFYYGIFYPDNQGDFVVFVKSPNDSFQSQIWRLSIIMLSVLIIGLLAIYFLSRYLSKVVYKPISNVVERINKVDYNNISTAITSTNTNDEIEDLIKSYNKLLGRISENVLLQQNFINYVSHEFKTPLAAISGNLEVFAQKDRTPEEYKKVAKESLDNVYEIENILNNLLLMSGMTKLESSHQQVRIDELIWKIYEKLEPKAKENQSNIKIQLQVTKPSLLEFPGNETLLYLALYNIVENAIKYSHGHPVEIILSEKNNQLNIEVKDLGKGIPVDDLAKITETFYRGKNVDGIKGSGIGLSLSRSIFDHHHIIMSIDSKVDVGTNVLLVFPSVI, encoded by the coding sequence ATGACGCTTAGGAACAGGTTTACCCTTATTTCCAGCCTTTCGTTCGGCATCGTTTCTATCATCACATCTGCGGTGATATTTTTTGCTTATTATGACAGTACCAAAATCTTTTATTTTGAGAAACTCAGGAATACAGCTCTGATTTCTGCCATCTATTATCTTGAAAAAGATGAATTACCCAAAGACAGACATGCCCAGATTAAACAGGAATATAAACACCTTATTCAAAATAATCAGGTAGCGGTTTATAATCAGAATAATGAAGTGACGTTTGGGCAGAATCTGAATGATGAGAATATTAAGGCTTCTCATTTACAGGCTGCGAGAAACAATAAAGGCACCCAGTTTATGTCTGGTAATCAATTCTACTATGGAATTTTTTATCCGGATAACCAGGGAGACTTTGTGGTTTTTGTAAAATCCCCGAATGACTCATTTCAATCACAGATCTGGAGGCTTTCTATCATCATGCTCTCTGTACTGATTATCGGGCTGCTGGCTATCTATTTCTTGAGCCGTTATCTTTCAAAGGTTGTTTATAAGCCTATTTCAAATGTGGTAGAAAGAATTAATAAGGTAGATTATAATAATATTTCTACAGCGATTACCTCCACCAATACCAATGATGAAATTGAAGATCTGATTAAATCCTATAATAAACTATTGGGCAGAATCTCTGAAAATGTTCTGTTGCAGCAAAACTTTATCAACTATGTTTCTCATGAATTTAAAACTCCGTTAGCAGCTATTTCCGGAAACCTTGAAGTTTTTGCCCAAAAAGACCGTACTCCCGAAGAATATAAAAAGGTAGCCAAAGAATCTCTGGATAATGTCTATGAGATTGAAAATATTCTCAACAATCTTTTGCTGATGTCCGGAATGACTAAACTTGAATCTTCCCATCAACAAGTAAGAATAGATGAACTCATCTGGAAGATTTATGAAAAACTGGAACCTAAAGCAAAAGAAAATCAATCCAATATTAAAATCCAACTTCAGGTTACGAAACCTTCTTTATTAGAATTTCCAGGAAATGAAACACTTCTTTATTTGGCATTATATAATATTGTAGAAAATGCCATCAAATACTCTCATGGGCATCCTGTAGAGATTATTTTATCAGAAAAGAACAATCAACTGAATATTGAAGTGAAAGACCTGGGAAAAGGAATTCCCGTAGATGATCTGGCTAAGATTACAGAAACTTTTTACAGAGGAAAGAATGTAGATGGCATTAAAGGAAGTGGTATTGGTCTGTCATTATCAAGAAGCATTTTTGATCATCATCATATTATCATGAGTATTGATTCTAAAGTAGATGTGGGGACTAATGTTCTGCTTGTTTTTCCTTCTGTTATTTAA
- a CDS encoding response regulator transcription factor yields MNILLVEDDQRISSFLLKGLSEAGHTMTLADSGEKAREILHAYDFDIILMDIMLPGLDGMQLTQIIRFKGNYTPILVLSALNSPDDKIKMLDLGADDYLSKPFHFEELISRIKALTRRNKLSYQKEDHQLSCGNITVDTDLHKVTQNDKEIEFSPTEYKLFTFLMENKNKVLSRTQILHNVWGIDFDSATNVVDVYISYVRNKIDESEQKIIHTVKGTGYLIKD; encoded by the coding sequence ATGAATATCTTATTGGTAGAAGACGATCAAAGAATTAGCAGTTTCTTATTGAAGGGGCTTTCTGAAGCCGGGCATACTATGACGCTTGCTGATTCTGGTGAAAAAGCAAGAGAAATTCTTCATGCCTATGATTTTGATATTATATTAATGGATATTATGCTTCCGGGTTTGGACGGAATGCAGCTTACCCAGATCATAAGATTTAAAGGAAATTATACTCCGATTTTGGTTTTGAGTGCTTTGAACAGTCCGGATGATAAAATTAAGATGCTGGATCTAGGAGCAGATGATTATTTATCCAAACCATTTCACTTTGAAGAATTGATCTCAAGGATCAAAGCATTAACCAGAAGAAATAAGCTAAGTTACCAGAAAGAAGATCACCAATTGTCTTGTGGCAATATTACAGTTGATACAGATCTTCATAAGGTAACTCAAAATGATAAAGAGATCGAATTTTCCCCTACAGAATACAAACTTTTTACTTTTTTGATGGAGAATAAAAATAAGGTATTGAGCAGAACTCAGATCTTGCACAATGTTTGGGGAATTGATTTTGATAGTGCTACCAATGTGGTGGATGTCTACATTTCCTATGTTCGTAACAAAATTGATGAATCGGAGCAGAAAATTATTCACACCGTAAAAGGAACAGGATATTTAATTAAAGATTAA
- the rmuC gene encoding DNA recombination protein RmuC, translating to MEMTYLIIGCVVGGAIGAIILYFALKSSTVSRSSYDELNFLHIKNKSDLENSNTKIQELAQNLNKEKEINIQQQDLLNDLKNEFAKLSAQHSSLNSQFHEQKQLTLKQDFQIETLIAEKQDFFAKNSELSAQNESLQKSLNTQKEEITKIQDESKLQFENLANKILEEKTEKFTTLNQNNLKNILEPFQEKITDLKNRVNEAYEKENKERFSLAEKVKELAELNQQISEDAKKLTRALKGESKTQGNWGEMILESILEKSGLVKGREYFLEHELRDEDNKALFSEFSGKKMRPDAVIKYPDERNVIIDSKVSLTAFTELVDETDQDVYMMKLNQHLSSIKNHIMQLSQKAYDDYGKSLDFVMMFIPSEPAYIAAMQADQNLWNYAYERRILLLNPSNLITSLKLIADLWKREYQNKNALEIADRGARLYDKFVGFVDNLEKVGRNLDLAKNVYNDAYKQLYTGNDNLVIQTQKLKSLGIKNKKDLPQSLIDNSDVLE from the coding sequence ATGGAGATGACCTATTTAATTATTGGATGTGTTGTTGGTGGAGCCATTGGAGCCATTATATTATATTTTGCCTTGAAATCTTCTACGGTTTCAAGAAGCTCTTATGATGAACTCAATTTCTTACATATCAAAAACAAATCAGATCTGGAGAATTCAAATACAAAAATTCAGGAACTAGCTCAGAATCTTAATAAGGAAAAGGAAATCAATATACAACAACAGGATCTTCTGAATGACCTGAAAAATGAATTTGCCAAACTTTCCGCTCAACATTCTTCACTCAACAGCCAGTTTCATGAACAAAAACAATTAACATTGAAACAGGATTTCCAGATAGAAACCCTTATCGCTGAAAAACAGGATTTCTTTGCTAAGAATTCTGAGCTTTCTGCGCAAAATGAAAGTCTTCAAAAATCCCTGAATACCCAAAAAGAAGAAATTACCAAAATACAGGACGAATCCAAACTGCAGTTTGAAAATCTTGCCAATAAGATCTTAGAGGAAAAAACAGAAAAGTTCACAACTTTAAATCAGAACAATCTTAAGAACATCCTTGAACCCTTTCAGGAAAAAATTACAGATTTAAAGAACAGAGTGAATGAAGCCTATGAAAAGGAAAATAAAGAACGTTTCTCTCTTGCTGAAAAAGTAAAAGAACTGGCAGAACTGAACCAGCAAATCTCCGAAGATGCTAAAAAATTAACTCGGGCCCTGAAAGGTGAAAGTAAAACCCAGGGAAATTGGGGTGAGATGATTCTTGAAAGCATTCTGGAAAAGTCCGGATTGGTAAAAGGAAGAGAATATTTTCTTGAACATGAGCTCCGTGATGAAGATAACAAAGCTTTGTTTTCAGAATTTTCCGGCAAAAAAATGCGTCCGGATGCTGTTATAAAATACCCGGATGAAAGAAATGTCATCATTGATTCTAAAGTTTCTCTTACTGCATTTACGGAATTAGTAGATGAAACCGATCAGGATGTTTATATGATGAAGCTTAATCAACATTTAAGTTCCATCAAAAATCATATTATGCAGCTTAGCCAGAAAGCTTACGATGATTATGGAAAATCACTGGATTTTGTCATGATGTTCATTCCAAGTGAGCCGGCTTATATTGCAGCTATGCAGGCAGACCAAAACCTTTGGAATTATGCCTACGAAAGAAGAATTCTGTTATTGAATCCAAGCAATCTGATCACCTCTTTAAAACTGATTGCAGATCTTTGGAAACGCGAATATCAGAATAAAAATGCCCTTGAAATTGCTGATAGAGGCGCCAGATTATATGATAAATTTGTAGGTTTTGTAGATAATCTTGAAAAAGTAGGCCGAAATCTCGATCTTGCCAAGAATGTTTATAATGATGCTTACAAACAGTTGTATACAGGAAATGACAATCTTGTAATCCAGACTCAAAAGCTGAAATCATTAGGAATTAAAAATAAAAAAGATCTGCCTCAAAGTCTTATTGACAATAGTGATGTACTAGAGTAA
- a CDS encoding T9SS type A sorting domain-containing protein yields the protein MKKLFYVLMINLLCGLSLSKAQTVTVSNGGAGQSSVYTFEYTTSVAIGTGTSTPNVFYLSLPTGFPAIAPVISGGKNLQPYVTFKVNGVAYPCSTSFGTVGGSWSSGIQLSVGGATSGVAIPAGAQIQIIISDLIKNPANPGIYTIQWRTAAGNGQSTQDFSSKINVSGTLATQEVKIKHNELSVYPNPAIEFIQVSGVGKHQKYTVYNSIGNHITEGNISEKEKIDTHHFVSGVYFLKLGNGKSVQFIRK from the coding sequence ATGAAGAAACTTTTCTATGTTTTGATGATTAATCTGCTATGTGGGCTTTCATTATCTAAAGCACAAACCGTCACTGTGAGTAATGGCGGGGCGGGGCAATCATCTGTTTATACTTTTGAGTATACCACCTCTGTGGCTATTGGTACAGGGACTTCAACACCTAACGTGTTTTATCTTTCATTACCTACAGGATTTCCAGCAATTGCTCCTGTTATATCAGGGGGAAAAAATTTGCAGCCCTATGTTACTTTTAAAGTGAATGGAGTAGCTTACCCTTGTTCTACTTCATTTGGAACAGTAGGGGGAAGTTGGAGTAGCGGAATACAATTATCTGTAGGAGGTGCAACTAGTGGAGTGGCGATTCCGGCTGGAGCTCAAATTCAGATTATCATTTCGGATCTAATTAAAAACCCAGCAAATCCAGGAATATATACTATACAATGGAGGACGGCAGCAGGAAATGGGCAGAGTACACAGGATTTCAGCAGCAAGATTAATGTTTCAGGAACCTTAGCTACGCAGGAAGTGAAAATCAAACACAATGAACTTTCCGTATATCCGAATCCTGCCATTGAATTTATTCAGGTTTCAGGAGTAGGTAAGCATCAAAAATACACGGTGTATAATTCTATAGGAAATCACATAACAGAAGGAAATATTTCCGAAAAAGAAAAAATTGATACTCATCATTTTGTTTCAGGTGTCTATTTTCTGAAACTTGGAAACGGAAAATCCGTTCAGTTCATCAGAAAATAA
- a CDS encoding helix-turn-helix domain-containing protein, with protein sequence MVVYYMFYTIILMLLIMTYAKYFDHHFYQYDKKYLRPTNAATILANISLLCLFLYYKLKIDHLESKAFEYHIKSKMREKHIHKANFLSKEPHYIIELSDKNKNDLIIIDHRKLESLFLELDKYMRYNNYFTNPSIKISGLCSELKTNINYLSRAIDYKGYKNFNQYLNSLRINYVKNLIEKSDLTKVTLMYIYTGAGFTSQATFNRVFKQFEGITPSEYIASQLVIDKQNTD encoded by the coding sequence ATGGTTGTCTACTATATGTTTTATACCATTATATTAATGCTGCTCATTATGACATACGCTAAATACTTTGACCATCATTTTTATCAATACGACAAAAAGTATCTCCGTCCGACTAATGCAGCAACTATACTGGCAAACATTTCCTTACTCTGTTTATTTTTATACTACAAGCTCAAAATAGATCATTTAGAATCTAAAGCTTTTGAATACCATATTAAAAGCAAGATGAGGGAAAAACATATACACAAAGCCAATTTTCTTTCAAAAGAACCCCATTATATCATAGAATTATCTGATAAAAACAAAAATGATTTAATAATAATAGACCACCGTAAACTGGAAAGCTTATTTTTGGAATTGGATAAGTACATGAGATACAATAATTACTTCACTAATCCTTCCATTAAAATCTCGGGGCTATGTTCTGAACTAAAAACCAATATCAACTACTTGTCAAGAGCCATTGACTATAAAGGGTATAAAAATTTCAACCAATATCTCAATTCATTAAGAATCAATTATGTAAAAAATCTCATTGAAAAATCAGACTTAACGAAAGTTACTCTCATGTACATTTACACAGGTGCCGGCTTCACAAGCCAGGCAACCTTCAACAGAGTCTTTAAACAGTTTGAAGGAATTACACCCAGCGAATATATTGCCAGCCAGTTGGTTATTGATAAACAAAATACAGACTGA
- a CDS encoding LytTR family DNA-binding domain-containing protein — MIIFQPFGTESFHHPYKYLLLFPYTIIFGTVFFISNLYVSRLTDWNIGSELLKILTVLFLASILSYLYNSLIVSKVNLSFENYGYMLLYSLAVGIPISTIYVLSRYIYLKNTHENTAQNIASGLLENSKNSQAKTLTIQANNIEILISTESLLCIQSMENYCTLYFLENNEVKKKLLRISLANILQQTETDVIKKCHRSYIVNLEKVKNIKGNAQGYKLILAEIDFMIPVSRSFISAIIPRLQQLKK, encoded by the coding sequence TTGATTATTTTTCAGCCTTTTGGAACCGAAAGCTTCCATCATCCTTACAAATATCTTCTTCTTTTCCCTTACACCATTATTTTCGGAACGGTATTTTTCATATCCAATCTTTACGTTTCACGTCTCACTGACTGGAATATTGGTTCAGAATTATTAAAAATATTAACCGTACTGTTTTTAGCCTCCATCCTATCCTACTTATATAACTCATTAATTGTCAGTAAAGTCAATCTTAGTTTTGAAAATTATGGATATATGCTTCTTTATTCATTAGCAGTAGGTATTCCCATTTCTACTATTTATGTCTTATCAAGGTATATTTATTTAAAGAATACTCACGAAAATACAGCCCAAAATATTGCGTCAGGCTTACTTGAAAATTCTAAAAACTCACAAGCAAAAACACTTACTATTCAAGCAAATAATATAGAAATTCTCATTTCTACAGAGAGTTTATTATGTATCCAATCTATGGAAAACTATTGTACTTTATACTTTTTAGAAAATAATGAAGTCAAAAAAAAATTACTAAGAATAAGCCTGGCAAATATCTTGCAGCAAACAGAAACTGATGTCATCAAAAAATGCCACCGTTCCTATATTGTTAACCTTGAAAAAGTAAAGAACATCAAAGGCAATGCCCAAGGTTACAAATTAATTCTCGCGGAAATTGATTTCATGATTCCAGTATCAAGAAGTTTTATATCGGCTATTATCCCCAGATTACAACAGCTTAAAAAATAA
- a CDS encoding CPBP family intramembrane glutamic endopeptidase, with protein MLIGYSVFFSLSNELNIESLFINTISSAFFEELIFRAFLIGLLFKFTKLGFITSILLASSIFAQAHLYQGSTTIELIQVFSITFLGSILFAWVYSEWNFNIWTAIFLHFFMNLYWSIFTVDNNAAGNTLGNIFRFASIFLVILLTIYHKKRKRFLFRSPGKAFL; from the coding sequence ATGCTTATTGGCTATTCTGTTTTCTTCAGTTTATCAAATGAATTGAATATAGAGTCTCTGTTTATCAATACAATTTCATCAGCTTTCTTTGAAGAACTTATTTTCAGAGCCTTTTTGATTGGCCTCTTATTTAAATTTACCAAACTAGGGTTTATTACTTCAATTTTACTGGCTTCATCAATTTTTGCACAGGCTCACCTGTATCAGGGAAGCACAACCATAGAGCTTATACAGGTATTCTCTATCACATTTTTGGGGTCTATCCTTTTCGCATGGGTATATTCTGAATGGAATTTTAATATCTGGACTGCAATATTTTTACATTTCTTCATGAATCTCTATTGGAGTATTTTCACAGTCGATAATAATGCAGCAGGCAATACACTAGGAAACATTTTTAGGTTTGCATCCATATTTCTGGTTATTTTACTCACCATTTATCACAAAAAAAGAAAAAGATTCCTCTTCAGGTCACCTGGAAAAGCCTTTTTATAA
- a CDS encoding TrmH family RNA methyltransferase, with protein sequence MLIESFQNEKIKNVTKLLTDNRFRKKSKVFVVEGQQENARALQYDFEPVEFFICENIFKEKLPEGKIHLVSDKVYEKIAYRGSSEGIIGVYQTKESTLSSYVPKDNATIIIVEGVEKPGNLGAILRSCEAFGIDALIVADGKTDFYNPNVIRSSVGCLFGMEVYQAENEETLEFLQKNSFNMYTTLMDETAEDLYKRDFTQRSAVLFGTEHSGLSNFWIGKGKNTLIPMAGSIDSLNLSNAVAITCYESLRQKKG encoded by the coding sequence ATGTTGATCGAAAGTTTTCAAAACGAAAAAATAAAAAATGTCACTAAGCTACTTACTGACAACAGGTTCCGTAAAAAATCAAAGGTTTTTGTTGTTGAAGGACAACAGGAAAATGCCAGAGCCCTGCAATATGATTTTGAACCCGTAGAATTCTTTATCTGTGAAAATATCTTTAAAGAAAAGCTTCCTGAGGGGAAAATCCATTTGGTAAGTGATAAAGTCTATGAAAAGATAGCTTACAGAGGAAGCTCCGAAGGTATTATTGGGGTATACCAGACAAAAGAAAGTACACTTTCATCTTATGTTCCAAAAGATAATGCTACCATTATCATCGTTGAAGGAGTAGAAAAGCCTGGTAATTTGGGAGCTATTTTGAGAAGCTGTGAAGCATTTGGCATTGATGCTCTTATTGTTGCAGACGGAAAAACCGATTTTTATAATCCGAATGTTATCAGATCTAGTGTAGGCTGCCTTTTCGGAATGGAAGTTTATCAGGCTGAAAATGAAGAGACACTTGAGTTTCTTCAGAAAAATAGCTTCAATATGTATACAACATTGATGGATGAGACAGCTGAAGATCTTTATAAAAGGGATTTCACACAACGTTCTGCTGTATTATTCGGGACGGAACATTCCGGATTAAGCAATTTCTGGATAGGAAAAGGTAAAAATACATTAATTCCGATGGCTGGTAGTATTGATTCTTTGAATCTGAGCAATGCTGTAGCAATAACTTGTTATGAATCTTTAAGACAAAAGAAAGGATAA
- a CDS encoding 5-formyltetrahydrofolate cyclo-ligase: protein MSRDEAFLLSENIFQNFVTYFKPQAGQKIHVFVPIEKFNEIDTRILIDYLLAQNSHVYVPKIVEDKLIAIEIFKGTVFETNNWGISEPVSNEDSGEEFFHYVITPLLYCDPKGNRVGYGKGFYDGLFQNISPETKKIGVNYFGPDEYIADVWENDIPLDYLVTPTEVLSFFSGLE, encoded by the coding sequence TTGTCTCGTGATGAGGCTTTCTTGTTATCTGAAAATATTTTTCAGAATTTCGTTACTTACTTTAAGCCTCAGGCAGGGCAGAAGATCCATGTTTTTGTTCCCATTGAGAAGTTTAATGAGATTGATACCCGAATCCTCATTGATTATTTGTTAGCACAAAATAGTCATGTCTACGTGCCTAAAATTGTAGAAGATAAACTGATTGCTATTGAAATTTTCAAGGGTACTGTTTTTGAAACAAACAATTGGGGGATTTCCGAGCCTGTTTCCAATGAAGATTCCGGAGAAGAGTTTTTTCATTATGTCATCACTCCGCTTTTATATTGTGACCCGAAAGGGAATAGGGTAGGATACGGAAAAGGCTTTTATGATGGGCTTTTTCAAAATATATCTCCAGAGACAAAAAAAATCGGAGTCAATTATTTTGGCCCCGATGAGTATATTGCTGATGTCTGGGAAAATGATATTCCTCTTGACTACTTGGTTACGCCTACAGAAGTACTGTCTTTTTTCAGCGGTTTAGAATAG